The following are encoded in a window of Arthrobacter sp. OAP107 genomic DNA:
- a CDS encoding Lsr2 family protein, whose protein sequence is MQIYGTGHACITASETLNFSVDGTEYEIDLNSEHANELRSSLSRYTNVARKTSGGRGRPVGRKATASDVDAKAVRLWAIDNRLQVNTRGRIQADIVEKYQAAHS, encoded by the coding sequence ATGCAAATATATGGCACCGGCCACGCATGCATCACCGCCAGCGAGACCCTAAACTTCTCCGTCGACGGCACGGAATATGAGATTGACCTCAATAGCGAACACGCAAACGAACTTCGCAGCTCTTTGAGCCGCTACACCAACGTTGCCCGCAAGACTTCCGGGGGCCGCGGACGACCAGTAGGCCGCAAAGCAACTGCGTCCGATGTTGACGCTAAGGCCGTGCGTTTGTGGGCGATCGATAACCGGCTCCAGGTGAATACTCGCGGCCGTATCCAGGCCGATATCGTCGAGAAATACCAGGCCGCCCACAGCTAA
- a CDS encoding DUF6804 family protein, producing MYDPTQYSTDRWPAAPGFTEEELNGVPLITVHPAAVPAAIGAVFLMLAVAGGAQYEFYVVLRWAVTAMAIWMSVVASALKRTPWVVVFVAIALLFNPLIPVYATRSFWAPFDLAGFVLFWVAGVKLRASKPALSTGQRVTPDVPEPRSTSPQQGVSYEANRALKPSGSSSMRGSEIGDSAGSVMEALQIQKMADDAAFSKLYYVAPDSSEAGAPLDLLKRGFQVMAGGSSLFCSFMIRGNTEQHDGLVACTGDKIGLFTVQSLAASGGPLPGDRIMKFDSIKKVAFATIPGVSFRGVDLFTAVKVRQSVMTIRFDNDEVWDLHFPSEPVVGHGHTPYRNFVNGFHDEYQTWHDANKPRAATLQETAPVTSMSIARMGHTGTLLPTGRVLIVGGSSDTAELYDPSIGTWKTTASMTCDRYLHTATLLPNGTVFVAGGSGASRTEIYDEATGTWTLTATMAVDRWRHTATLLRDGTVLIAGGSDTSRSAEIYDPTTGKLTPTGNMSVPRSGHAAILLRDGTVLVCGGAVGDDSFGTDYEFEVHRSVELYDPATKTWSPRASMADERTTPTAVLLPNGKVLVTGGGYETAEMYDPATGSWSMMASMAVYRAGGDATLLPDGTVLVSGGTWAAQSDSEYESVSGAELFDPVSGTWSDVTGIEGRTEHTATLLANGDVLIAGGFDQDYEELASAVVYQRRSSRR from the coding sequence ATGTACGACCCGACTCAGTACTCGACCGACCGCTGGCCCGCAGCCCCGGGATTCACTGAGGAGGAGTTGAACGGCGTCCCTCTCATCACCGTCCATCCGGCCGCGGTGCCAGCCGCTATCGGAGCGGTGTTCCTGATGCTGGCCGTTGCAGGTGGCGCCCAATACGAGTTTTATGTAGTCCTGCGGTGGGCCGTGACTGCAATGGCGATCTGGATGTCGGTAGTTGCCAGCGCGCTCAAGAGGACGCCGTGGGTTGTGGTCTTCGTTGCCATTGCCCTCCTGTTCAACCCACTTATCCCGGTCTACGCCACACGGAGCTTCTGGGCCCCGTTCGACTTGGCAGGGTTTGTTCTGTTTTGGGTCGCCGGGGTCAAGCTGCGCGCTTCGAAACCTGCTCTGTCGACCGGGCAACGGGTAACGCCGGACGTGCCTGAACCGAGATCAACCTCCCCGCAACAGGGGGTCTCGTATGAGGCCAATCGGGCTTTGAAGCCTTCGGGGTCGTCCTCGATGCGCGGCTCTGAAATTGGAGATTCAGCGGGGAGCGTCATGGAAGCTTTGCAGATCCAAAAAATGGCCGATGATGCAGCATTTTCGAAGCTCTATTATGTTGCACCCGATTCGAGTGAGGCAGGCGCGCCACTGGATCTCCTGAAGCGGGGATTCCAAGTAATGGCCGGCGGCAGTTCGCTCTTTTGCAGCTTCATGATTCGGGGAAACACGGAGCAGCATGACGGTCTTGTAGCGTGTACGGGAGACAAGATCGGCCTTTTTACAGTTCAGAGCCTTGCTGCAAGCGGAGGGCCGCTGCCTGGTGACAGAATCATGAAATTCGACTCGATCAAAAAGGTCGCCTTTGCCACGATCCCGGGTGTCAGCTTCCGCGGCGTCGATCTTTTCACCGCCGTCAAAGTGCGCCAATCAGTTATGACGATCCGATTTGATAATGACGAAGTATGGGACCTTCACTTTCCCTCAGAACCCGTGGTTGGTCACGGGCACACACCGTATAGAAACTTTGTGAACGGGTTCCATGACGAGTATCAAACCTGGCACGATGCCAACAAGCCGCGTGCTGCCACCCTCCAAGAGACGGCGCCCGTCACGAGCATGAGTATCGCCCGCATGGGGCACACAGGCACGCTCCTGCCCACAGGCCGCGTCCTCATTGTCGGAGGATCGAGCGACACGGCAGAACTGTACGATCCTTCAATTGGAACGTGGAAAACCACGGCCAGCATGACCTGCGACCGCTACCTCCACACGGCCACTTTGCTGCCCAATGGCACAGTCTTTGTTGCGGGTGGCAGCGGCGCTAGCAGGACAGAGATTTACGACGAGGCCACGGGAACGTGGACGTTGACCGCGACGATGGCGGTAGACCGCTGGCGCCACACCGCGACCCTGCTTCGAGACGGCACAGTCCTCATTGCCGGCGGCTCAGATACCAGCCGCAGCGCCGAGATTTACGACCCGACAACAGGAAAGCTGACCCCGACCGGGAACATGTCGGTACCCCGCTCGGGTCACGCAGCGATCCTGCTGCGCGATGGCACAGTGCTGGTGTGTGGCGGTGCAGTCGGTGATGACTCATTCGGTACCGATTACGAGTTTGAAGTCCATCGCAGCGTTGAACTCTATGATCCAGCGACCAAAACGTGGTCACCGAGGGCAAGCATGGCGGACGAGCGTACAACGCCCACCGCCGTCCTGCTGCCTAATGGCAAAGTCCTGGTAACCGGCGGCGGCTATGAGACCGCTGAAATGTATGACCCGGCTACCGGAAGCTGGTCAATGATGGCCAGCATGGCCGTCTATCGTGCAGGCGGTGATGCCACCCTCCTTCCCGATGGCACCGTCCTGGTCTCAGGTGGAACGTGGGCTGCACAATCCGATTCGGAATACGAGAGCGTTAGCGGTGCCGAACTGTTCGACCCTGTGTCGGGCACCTGGTCAGACGTTACGGGCATTGAAGGCCGAACGGAACACACGGCCACGCTACTCGCCAACGGCGATGTCCTGATCGCGGGTGGATTCGACCAAGACTATGAAGAGCTTGCAAGCGCTGTTGTTTATCAGCGACGTTCCAGCCGCCGCTGA
- a CDS encoding endonuclease VII domain-containing protein — MMSLTKAKAVAKNPTAYDVEELHDALTTILDSDRLTEQQVTNLQAKIDPVMRCRMPGITPIGGEAIDNPRQRCLRCDYDRPVALFRAATGWRTTCSICIKDQHRDAMLWRTYGIGLATYERMRREQAFCCAICCKHCPDFWGANSLHVDHDHVTGKVRGLLCKQCNAGLGMFGDSARVIEWAIAYLNAAQQ, encoded by the coding sequence ATGATGTCGCTCACCAAGGCTAAGGCCGTCGCCAAGAATCCCACCGCCTACGACGTGGAAGAACTGCACGACGCGCTGACCACCATCCTCGATTCCGACCGGCTCACGGAGCAGCAGGTCACCAACCTTCAGGCGAAGATTGACCCCGTCATGCGGTGCCGCATGCCCGGCATCACCCCCATCGGGGGCGAAGCCATCGACAACCCCCGTCAGCGCTGCCTCAGGTGCGACTACGACCGGCCCGTTGCACTGTTCCGCGCTGCCACCGGCTGGCGCACCACGTGCTCGATCTGCATTAAGGACCAGCACAGGGACGCCATGCTCTGGCGCACGTACGGCATCGGCCTCGCCACATACGAGCGGATGCGGCGGGAGCAGGCGTTCTGCTGCGCCATCTGCTGCAAGCACTGTCCCGACTTCTGGGGAGCGAACTCACTGCACGTGGACCACGACCACGTCACAGGGAAGGTGCGGGGGCTGCTGTGCAAGCAGTGCAACGCAGGACTGGGCATGTTCGGGGATAGCGCGAGGGTCATTGAGTGGGCCATCGCCTACCTGAACGCTGCCCAGCAATAG
- a CDS encoding GIY-YIG nuclease family protein, with protein sequence MRLRNVVDDAERDARKVELAKLVDEIDAAKEVLLGLEEAVGAVPTDNLPEALEFREYKTIADKSESIMSEIKVLRAEAKSLIRSRAAVSERAMWMTSKDGSIVEMPKKFAASIGPLLLSLLNLQMEIEATRKTGSFRDAQSRLNKTWNKLNNIGWELGANLGAQYLHLRTDELKLLEDHRNAVLREKEEERERRAELREEAQAQRELEAEREKLQKELDHYYNVMVALEAQGDKAGIARVELQILALEEELKEIDFRAANIRAGYVYVISNVGAFGPDVIKIGLTRRLDPLDRIRELSSAAVPYRYDVHALFFSADAVSIETMLHGHFDDRRVNRVNRRKEFFRVRPDEVLSVLRKHDVELVDWVDEAEAEEYRLGLTLGPETA encoded by the coding sequence TTGCGTCTTAGGAACGTTGTCGATGACGCAGAACGGGACGCTCGGAAGGTTGAACTCGCCAAGCTGGTAGATGAGATAGATGCAGCCAAGGAGGTTCTGCTGGGCTTGGAGGAAGCCGTGGGGGCCGTTCCGACCGATAATCTGCCCGAGGCACTTGAGTTCCGCGAGTACAAAACGATTGCGGACAAGTCGGAGTCCATCATGAGTGAGATCAAGGTTCTCCGGGCTGAGGCGAAATCGCTTATCCGTAGCCGCGCCGCAGTGTCAGAGCGCGCCATGTGGATGACCTCGAAAGACGGCTCAATTGTCGAAATGCCAAAGAAATTTGCGGCGAGCATTGGCCCCCTCCTTTTGTCACTCCTGAATCTTCAAATGGAGATTGAAGCAACCCGGAAAACTGGCAGCTTCCGCGATGCCCAAAGCCGGCTGAACAAAACCTGGAACAAGCTCAACAATATCGGCTGGGAACTGGGGGCGAACTTGGGCGCCCAATACCTCCATCTGCGCACGGACGAACTTAAGCTCCTGGAGGATCATCGGAACGCTGTGCTCCGAGAAAAGGAAGAAGAGCGTGAGCGCCGGGCGGAGCTGAGGGAGGAAGCCCAGGCACAGCGAGAGCTTGAAGCAGAGCGGGAGAAGCTGCAGAAAGAGCTCGATCACTATTACAACGTGATGGTGGCGTTGGAGGCGCAAGGGGACAAGGCAGGTATTGCGCGCGTGGAGTTGCAGATACTCGCACTCGAAGAAGAGCTGAAAGAGATCGACTTCCGCGCCGCGAATATCCGAGCAGGCTACGTCTACGTCATCTCCAACGTGGGCGCGTTTGGACCTGATGTCATCAAGATCGGCCTTACCAGGAGGCTGGACCCCTTGGACCGTATCCGGGAACTCAGCAGCGCGGCAGTCCCGTACAGATATGACGTGCATGCCCTGTTCTTCTCTGCGGACGCTGTGAGCATCGAGACCATGCTGCACGGCCACTTCGATGACCGGAGAGTGAACCGAGTAAACCGTCGCAAGGAATTCTTCCGAGTGCGTCCCGATGAGGTCCTGTCGGTACTGCGCAAACACGACGTGGAATTGGTTGACTGGGTCGACGAGGCAGAGGCCGAAGAATATCGGCTCGGGCTCACCCTAGGACCTGAAACGGCGTGA
- a CDS encoding PH domain-containing protein, whose translation MATISRTVEWTLLTDHETALKVLPPAVEQAKFKVKSLNPDEIAVDVPQALLSNQWAAKITGSIVPDADKTHIEWRVEGLGNKHYKHLIKISEGLPEGMLDDHGVQAAASQVALRIFGRKEIAHLANVLDRGETVQAIGVGRLENKAGIVAATDRRLLFLEKSIGSEDLTSFSLGAIQAVDLKKVIGGETLTINHSGTKASVTALGHGQGDSLAKAIRNAQTTSAHQPTAPDPAPVTAPADDFIAQLERLGELHAKGILNDEEFQAQKAILLSKQG comes from the coding sequence ATGGCGACGATTTCCCGGACAGTTGAATGGACCCTGCTTACCGACCACGAGACAGCCCTAAAGGTGCTCCCTCCAGCTGTTGAGCAAGCGAAATTCAAAGTTAAGTCTCTGAACCCGGATGAGATTGCTGTAGACGTTCCGCAGGCGCTGCTGAGCAATCAGTGGGCTGCAAAGATTACCGGGTCAATCGTTCCTGATGCTGACAAGACGCACATCGAGTGGCGTGTCGAAGGCCTCGGCAACAAGCACTACAAGCACCTGATCAAAATTTCCGAAGGGCTTCCGGAGGGCATGCTGGACGATCATGGGGTTCAGGCCGCGGCTAGCCAGGTAGCGTTGCGCATTTTTGGCCGGAAAGAAATTGCCCACCTCGCCAACGTTCTGGACCGTGGCGAAACCGTACAGGCCATTGGAGTGGGCAGGCTGGAGAACAAGGCAGGGATAGTTGCTGCCACGGACCGCCGCCTGCTTTTCCTCGAAAAAAGCATCGGATCAGAGGACCTCACTTCCTTTTCGCTCGGCGCTATCCAGGCCGTCGATCTGAAGAAAGTGATCGGAGGGGAAACCCTGACGATCAACCACTCCGGGACAAAAGCATCGGTCACTGCCCTCGGACATGGGCAGGGCGACTCGCTCGCCAAGGCGATTCGCAATGCCCAGACTACGTCCGCACATCAACCGACGGCGCCGGATCCTGCTCCGGTTACTGCTCCCGCGGACGATTTCATCGCTCAGCTCGAACGCCTCGGTGAACTCCACGCAAAAGGAATCCTCAACGACGAAGAGTTCCAAGCACAGAAAGCCATCCTCCTGTCCAAGCAAGGGTGA
- a CDS encoding class I SAM-dependent methyltransferase, producing the protein MTDDNVRAAYGARAAEYTTLFGSVKDMHKLDRLCIKRWAEHIEGPVIDAGCGPGHWTDFLHRRGVEVQGVDLVPEFIDRAREHFPGVPYRVASLRDLGVPEGSLHGVLAWYSLIHVHPDDLPAVLSGIARALTRGGHLLIGFFEGAAARPFEHAVAPAYYWSVSQMRHILREAGFEVCSVETRRDPGKRPHAAIAARLHL; encoded by the coding sequence GTGACTGATGACAACGTGCGGGCAGCCTATGGGGCACGCGCTGCCGAGTACACCACCCTTTTCGGCTCCGTTAAAGACATGCACAAGCTCGACCGGCTCTGCATCAAACGATGGGCCGAACATATCGAGGGCCCGGTGATCGACGCTGGTTGCGGTCCCGGCCACTGGACTGATTTTCTGCACCGACGCGGCGTGGAAGTGCAGGGCGTTGACCTGGTCCCGGAGTTCATCGACAGAGCCCGGGAACACTTCCCAGGCGTGCCATACCGTGTCGCCTCGCTGCGGGACCTTGGCGTGCCGGAGGGCTCCCTGCACGGGGTGCTCGCCTGGTACTCCCTGATCCACGTTCATCCCGACGATCTGCCCGCGGTCCTCTCGGGGATCGCCCGCGCTTTGACCCGGGGAGGACATCTGCTTATTGGGTTTTTCGAGGGCGCTGCTGCCCGGCCTTTTGAGCATGCAGTCGCGCCGGCCTACTACTGGTCCGTCTCGCAGATGCGACACATACTCAGAGAAGCGGGATTTGAGGTGTGCAGCGTTGAGACGCGCCGGGATCCAGGCAAGCGACCACACGCGGCCATCGCCGCCAGACTCCACCTCTAG
- a CDS encoding Y-family DNA polymerase, translating to MRDLPDGRVERTALIDVNSFYVSCERAFDPKLEGRPVVVLSNNDGCVVARSNEAKALGIENGDPWFKLVADAPRTGLIHRSSNYELYGDLSSRVMELIGRYSYLVEVYSIDEAFAMLRGEPHDLERVGREIKAAVARHVGLPVCVGIAPTKTLAKFVNRIAKQNPALGGVCSYDTLPVTHRDHIMSRVPVTGIWGIAGRLGKRLNALGIFTIADLKASDPVVMRKKFSVLMQRTIMELNEIPCISLETAIASKKQLIFSRSFSKPVTSAARMNEVMAIYAQQAAIRLAKDHQQAKLMSCFAGTSHFNDRVSSFPSATVKLAAPTADPVILTKAAVAALEDRIVDGVPYARAGVMLMDLSPAGAAPQLPAFATAHEEKHIGALLGDIMDRFGTGSIGLGRAGMVEAPDWGMKRLALSPRYTTEWDELLVVKAA from the coding sequence ATGCGTGACCTGCCGGACGGCCGGGTGGAGCGGACAGCACTCATCGACGTCAACTCGTTCTACGTTTCGTGTGAGCGCGCCTTTGACCCAAAGTTGGAGGGAAGGCCCGTGGTGGTTCTCTCCAACAACGACGGCTGCGTTGTTGCCCGGTCCAATGAAGCCAAGGCCTTGGGCATCGAGAACGGGGATCCCTGGTTCAAGCTCGTAGCTGATGCCCCGCGTACGGGACTCATTCATCGCAGCTCCAATTATGAGCTTTACGGAGATTTGAGTTCGCGCGTCATGGAGCTGATTGGCCGCTACAGCTACCTCGTCGAGGTGTACTCGATCGACGAAGCATTTGCCATGCTGCGCGGAGAACCGCATGACCTGGAGCGCGTGGGGCGGGAAATCAAAGCTGCTGTGGCCAGGCACGTCGGCCTGCCTGTTTGTGTCGGTATTGCCCCGACCAAGACCTTGGCAAAGTTCGTCAACAGGATTGCCAAGCAGAACCCTGCTCTGGGAGGGGTATGCAGCTACGACACGCTTCCTGTGACTCATCGCGACCACATCATGTCCCGGGTCCCGGTGACCGGCATCTGGGGAATTGCCGGGCGGCTGGGCAAGCGGCTCAACGCCCTGGGTATCTTCACGATTGCCGACCTGAAAGCATCTGATCCCGTGGTGATGCGGAAGAAGTTCTCGGTGCTGATGCAGCGCACCATCATGGAGCTGAACGAGATCCCGTGCATTTCCTTAGAGACAGCGATCGCCAGTAAGAAGCAGCTGATCTTTTCGAGGTCGTTCTCCAAGCCGGTGACTAGCGCTGCGAGGATGAACGAGGTGATGGCGATCTACGCCCAGCAGGCAGCAATCCGGCTCGCCAAGGATCATCAGCAGGCCAAGCTGATGTCGTGTTTCGCGGGCACGTCCCACTTCAACGACCGGGTTTCCTCGTTCCCCTCCGCGACCGTGAAGCTGGCTGCTCCGACCGCGGATCCGGTGATCCTGACCAAGGCCGCTGTGGCCGCCCTGGAGGACCGGATCGTCGACGGGGTGCCCTACGCCAGGGCTGGAGTCATGCTCATGGATCTGTCACCTGCCGGCGCCGCACCGCAGCTGCCCGCGTTTGCCACAGCACACGAGGAAAAACACATCGGAGCCCTGCTCGGGGACATCATGGACCGGTTCGGGACAGGCTCCATTGGTCTGGGCCGCGCCGGGATGGTCGAGGCGCCCGATTGGGGTATGAAACGGCTGGCACTTTCTCCGCGGTATACGACGGAGTGGGATGAGCTGCTGGTTGTGAAGGCAGCCTGA
- the umuD gene encoding translesion error-prone DNA polymerase V autoproteolytic subunit, whose amino-acid sequence MSAIVVAALDVLISDLTGPLYCPVAVPAGFPSPAQDYFTGRIDLNKHLIKDITSTFLVRVAGDSMAGAGIADGDELVVDRSLTPLDGNVVVAIVDGELTIKRLRLERGRVRLAAENPDYPDVVVPELAELSIWGVVTRCLHRL is encoded by the coding sequence ATGAGTGCCATCGTTGTTGCCGCCCTTGACGTGCTGATCTCGGATCTGACAGGACCTCTGTACTGCCCAGTCGCGGTTCCGGCCGGCTTCCCGTCACCCGCCCAGGACTACTTCACGGGACGCATTGATCTGAACAAGCACCTCATCAAAGACATCACGAGCACGTTCCTGGTGAGGGTGGCTGGTGATTCGATGGCCGGCGCCGGCATCGCCGACGGCGACGAGCTCGTTGTCGACAGGTCTCTCACGCCCCTCGACGGCAATGTCGTGGTCGCCATCGTCGACGGAGAACTGACCATCAAGAGGCTTCGGCTTGAACGCGGCCGCGTGAGACTGGCGGCTGAGAACCCGGACTATCCGGACGTGGTGGTCCCGGAGCTTGCAGAGCTCAGCATTTGGGGCGTGGTCACCCGTTGTCTTCATCGCCTCTAG
- a CDS encoding DUF3592 domain-containing protein → MRVTFYVVWALFVAGAIFSLVRAGRRTRRQSQLMVEWPKASATVTGSTTGWTSGVGSSSRNLRHYPTYQFTDPQGTLFRGKSEISLVEQPLPGSVIEVAYNPANPQESLQVSSEPRTAMGCLIAFFGVFAVASFWFIGIFPLG, encoded by the coding sequence ATGAGAGTCACTTTTTACGTTGTCTGGGCGCTGTTCGTTGCGGGCGCGATTTTCTCGTTGGTCCGTGCGGGGCGCAGAACCAGGCGCCAGTCACAGCTGATGGTGGAATGGCCCAAGGCGTCGGCCACCGTGACCGGCAGCACCACGGGCTGGACCAGCGGCGTGGGCAGCTCCAGTCGAAACCTCCGCCACTACCCCACCTACCAGTTCACCGATCCGCAGGGCACCCTCTTCAGGGGCAAGTCCGAAATCTCCCTCGTCGAGCAGCCCTTACCTGGATCCGTGATCGAGGTGGCCTACAACCCCGCCAATCCACAGGAATCCCTTCAGGTGTCCTCAGAGCCGCGTACCGCCATGGGATGCCTAATTGCGTTCTTCGGCGTCTTCGCCGTCGCCTCATTCTGGTTCATCGGCATTTTCCCGCTCGGCTAG
- a CDS encoding helicase associated domain-containing protein has product MKKRGRAPNQEWVLMYRKGLSRDRIASLVEAAPSTVNYHLRVALALEPKLQAEHEAATGTKLAHITAQGVERMQQLVFLVQETGLYPSRYSSSDNERTLAAWLQRRREDARAGTLASEYRDGLAVLPGWETPPRAEADEARWHQRLADLAAYRAAGNDWPRHKAIITGEEHDLGVWLHSQRYKARRGELAADKAEALDGTVPGWRAGRRRGRRPRPTHEPPTGAGSGA; this is encoded by the coding sequence ATGAAGAAGCGGGGGAGGGCGCCGAATCAGGAGTGGGTGCTGATGTACCGGAAAGGGCTCAGCCGGGACCGGATCGCCAGCCTTGTCGAGGCCGCACCGTCGACGGTGAATTACCACCTGAGGGTAGCCCTTGCTCTTGAACCGAAGCTGCAGGCCGAGCATGAGGCGGCCACCGGAACGAAACTGGCCCACATCACTGCTCAGGGCGTGGAGCGCATGCAGCAGTTGGTTTTCCTGGTCCAGGAAACAGGTTTGTATCCATCCCGGTACTCCTCAAGCGACAATGAACGAACACTTGCGGCGTGGCTGCAGCGGAGGCGGGAGGACGCCCGGGCCGGAACCCTCGCCTCCGAGTACCGGGACGGCCTTGCCGTCCTGCCGGGCTGGGAAACTCCGCCGCGTGCGGAGGCTGACGAAGCGAGGTGGCATCAGCGGCTCGCGGATCTGGCCGCATACCGGGCCGCCGGCAATGACTGGCCGCGGCACAAGGCAATCATCACTGGCGAAGAGCACGACCTGGGCGTCTGGCTGCATTCCCAGCGGTACAAGGCCCGCCGCGGAGAGCTGGCCGCTGACAAGGCCGAGGCCCTGGACGGAACCGTCCCCGGCTGGCGGGCCGGCCGACGGCGCGGCAGAAGACCAAGGCCAACTCACGAACCACCCACAGGAGCCGGTTCAGGAGCCTGA
- a CDS encoding DUF5956 family protein, which yields MKLAENGWGALMAWAAGEDNLRRHPSSDAGRTVTGYTEGAGERTPFEEPFTSADRQGVDDDFDMYLREADLPPRPRGYVWMIRVPDSHASPETFLEDVDAAVLRAADGTVDPKHLRPIFAAVLRDFYSKGN from the coding sequence GTGAAACTGGCAGAGAACGGCTGGGGAGCCTTGATGGCCTGGGCAGCCGGCGAAGATAACTTGCGTCGTCACCCTTCTTCTGACGCCGGCAGAACGGTGACCGGCTACACCGAGGGGGCGGGTGAGCGGACGCCTTTCGAGGAACCCTTCACCTCTGCCGACCGGCAAGGTGTCGACGATGACTTCGACATGTATCTCAGGGAAGCCGACCTCCCACCGCGGCCCAGGGGCTACGTCTGGATGATTCGCGTTCCGGACAGCCATGCATCACCCGAAACCTTCCTGGAGGATGTCGACGCTGCCGTTCTTCGGGCTGCAGACGGTACCGTCGACCCAAAACATCTGCGGCCCATTTTTGCTGCAGTTCTCCGCGACTTCTACTCCAAGGGGAACTGA
- a CDS encoding DNA/RNA non-specific endonuclease: MDELLQDMTVAAKDYVVRKGFDEGFLGQHVPLPGLAGVKTVLLPYTHFSVLMRLDKRLAAVTGVGIDGGTLMDLDRAGIPWKLDPRLPADQQTGERVYARNDIDRGHLVRRSSAVWGDTVAEAELANEDTFHYTNAAPQAKFNQGMELWLGIEDHLQEHAAQYRSRIVVFTGPIFNALDPVYRGVDIPLRYFKVAAFIHEGELAATGYVVDQTPQLAQLPDVPRPGVTEDVPPLGPFRTFQTPIRDIAELTGLDLDQLMEVDRMPIAATLGAARVGSTWREIHAPEDLDLDFDLGE; the protein is encoded by the coding sequence ATGGACGAACTGCTGCAGGACATGACGGTGGCTGCGAAAGACTACGTGGTCCGGAAAGGCTTCGACGAGGGCTTCCTGGGCCAGCACGTTCCGTTGCCTGGGCTTGCAGGAGTGAAGACCGTCCTGCTGCCGTACACGCACTTCTCAGTGCTGATGCGCCTGGACAAGCGCCTGGCCGCCGTCACCGGGGTGGGCATCGACGGCGGCACGCTCATGGACCTGGACCGCGCCGGAATCCCCTGGAAGCTGGATCCCCGGCTGCCTGCGGACCAGCAGACGGGTGAGCGGGTCTACGCCCGGAATGACATCGACCGCGGCCACCTGGTGCGCAGGTCCTCGGCGGTATGGGGCGACACCGTGGCCGAAGCCGAGCTGGCCAACGAGGACACCTTCCACTACACGAACGCCGCGCCGCAGGCCAAGTTCAACCAGGGTATGGAACTGTGGCTGGGTATCGAGGACCACCTTCAGGAACACGCTGCCCAGTACCGCAGCCGGATTGTTGTTTTCACCGGTCCGATCTTCAACGCTCTCGATCCGGTGTACCGGGGCGTGGACATCCCGCTGCGCTACTTCAAGGTCGCCGCGTTCATTCACGAGGGCGAGCTGGCGGCCACCGGGTACGTCGTGGACCAGACCCCGCAGCTGGCCCAGCTTCCTGATGTGCCGCGCCCTGGGGTTACGGAGGACGTCCCTCCGCTGGGTCCGTTCAGGACCTTCCAGACACCCATCAGGGACATCGCTGAGCTGACCGGCCTGGACCTGGACCAGCTGATGGAGGTGGACCGGATGCCCATCGCCGCAACTCTCGGTGCAGCCCGCGTGGGGTCGACCTGGCGTGAAATCCACGCCCCCGAAGACCTGGACCTGGACTTCGACCTCGGAGAATGA